Genomic segment of Schistocerca piceifrons isolate TAMUIC-IGC-003096 chromosome 1, iqSchPice1.1, whole genome shotgun sequence:
CTGAACCTTGATTTGGGCGGTACAGTTATACAGTGGAACTAAAATAttaaataccaaaaacacaacacattatcacgTATAATAAAGTGTAAGAAAACCGTTAGCCTTCAAAACAATTTCCAGCCGTCTCGGAACAGATAAATACAGCCCCTGTAAACTTTCCAACGGAATCTCTAACCATTCTTTCCACAAAACAGTggcaggtaacgatgatggaggtggatgaaAGTCACGCACCCTtccctccaaagcagaccacaaaggctcaacaatattgagatctggtaatTGTGGTGGCCATGAGGGAAGCGACGTATCATCCCCGTGCTCACAAAACctatcctggacgatgcgagctgtgcgaaaggggaccctgtcatcttggaacgtAGCATCatcattgaggaacaaacattgtaccactggATGGATCTAACCAGCCAAAATGGTCATCACATAACCGTTGACGGTATAGCGACCTTGCAACataccatggggcccatggaataccacggttTGGCTACCCAAATAATAACCGAACCCGCGCCATTTTTCTCTCCTGGGACGTACATAAACTCAGTCAGAAGTTGGAAACTCTGCGACAAGAtttatccgaccaaatgacttactTCGGCTGCaccatagtccaggttttgtggcttcatCACCACGTTTTCATGTTACGGACATTTGTATCACTGATGTGTCGTCTTGGAATTCCACCTTTCTTGGCAGTTCTTACCCGATTGATTGATtttattgatttattgatccatctttaagcatttttTATGCAATTGATGTCATCATTTTACATACatcatataattacaaaataagtcatacgtttttaacattctgaatgagtaaatatgttttatactgcacatgtttagtagtcattaaacataaatgtgtcgtgcagaatgacaaaaggagatactgtatgtgtaacacaatacacatgctaagaaaaacattttaacaaatataaatgagacaagcttaatacatgttaaccattggggaaaatgcattatgtaaataaagcacaacagcatggtacaataacattttcagaagtgctcatgtaatatggtggtcatgtcatacacagttttaatagattagatcatttttattacatactttaaattcttctattgtatagaatgctttttgtccaagccacctttttgtaatatttttgaagacattcagtgatacactgtgtgctgtaggcggtagcatgttaaataattgtatccttgtgtatgtgtaactgttttgcttttttttaaagcCTAGTAACTGGGATGTCCATCATCTTCCTTTGGCGTgtgtcatggctatgtacagactCGCGCAGTTTATAGCTTTCTTGGTTTTCCTTTATGTGCACTAAGCAACTGAGAATAAACAGTGATGTAAATGTCAGTATTTTTAACTCTTTGAAATAGTCTCTACATGATACAGGTTTCTCACTCCAGCAATACACCTAATGGCCTTTTTCTGCCAAAGAAAAATTCTTTTTGCCCCAGAGGCGTTGCCCCAAAACAGCACTGCATACGTGAGGTGGCTATAAAAAAAGGCATAATAGGCATTTAGCAGTAGCTCGTCCGTCACACAAGTCCTGAGCTTAGCTACCAGATAGGTGACTCGGGATAACTTTTTGCATACATAATTGGTGTGATTTTCCCAGGTTAATTTTGGGTCCAGATGAATGCCAAGAAGCTTAACTGAGGAACTACAGTTGTCATTGTTACATAGGCTGAATAGAATGTTTACAGTTTTAGAGCTCCCTTCATGTTGGTGCTGAAAGGGTGCGAGAGCGCGACATTAAATTTTGCAGTGACGTTTGCAGCTGTTGtcgccttatttttcgtcacaatactcttcGATGACTGCCTGTctcaatcactcaacacacactttgtcCGTTTCGTGACTTGGCGCATGATGTTTTTCGCCTTTCCCTGTATGCTATCCTGTATTCTGTAGACCTTccatacagtgcctcttgaaacgtcAAACACTGGCTACTTTGGTTACAGAGGCACCCGTcaaacgagcaccaacaatttgcacaCGTTCGAAGTCGCTTATTTCCGACGTGATGCACTCACAACttcacaaaacactgttctgacccCGACTGACACTTGCACAGCATTGAGGACATTGCTCAGACGTGGCCACCTGCATGTTTGGCTAGctgctgcatttatgttcaagcatgcattactCGCGGTATTTCCATGTTTTTGATCAGCCGCTGTATTTGACAGATCAGTTAATTCAGAAATAAAGCttgtgtaattttcttttcaacaagACGACTTTCTTCGCTCTTGCCCAAAGTGTGTACTTGTAGTAGGCCTGTACTTTTGCGACAAAATGACTCTCGAGTAATATTATCAAGGACATTAAGAGATATTTTCTTTAGTTCGAAGGTATGTTAAAATTTCCTTTCGTAGGAACTAGTCTTTTCTCAGTGCGATCTTGCATGACTATAATTCCCCAGCTATTAGAAATTGTAATGCGAATTCCTTCTATACGATGATGCGTAATTACAACATTCCGAAAATCTTCCAACTGAAGTAGCAGTGACTACAACCAAATGTAGGCCTGCATGGGTTAATTTCTCGTAAATATCTAATACCTGCCGCAACTCTCATTAGTAATAATTGGAAACATGGGGCGAGTCCAGCGAGAAACAATAGTATCGGTACTATTTTTCTTGCGCTCGGATGACTGTAAACTCAGGAAGCAAAAATCACTGAGGTTTATCCACCAGCCAGCTGATACTGACGGGAAAATCTGAGTTATAATTATCGCTCTTAGTTCACGTATTGCTTTAGGTGTATATAAGAGTGTTGTGCTCCTTGTGTCTGAGTTTTAACGTGACTGTCAAGCGTCTTTTAATATCGATATGGCCTCGAGTTTGACCGTATCCCATAGTCACTGATTTTAATTTAGAAATACTGGAATGGCTATCTTCTTCAAGGATTGTAAATGAACGCAAGTGAGTAAGCTGCCTTAATAAAACCCGCAGACATGGGACAGGTAAGTACAGTGATTTTAAGTAGGTTATTCAAACTGAAAGGaagcaaaaaaataataatcagaAACAGACTTTTTGCGAATTCTTCTTCTCAGAACCGATAATTTGCAGCTGCATTTCAGCGCCTCGTTTAAATGTTTCAACCTCCCGCCAAAATTTGCGCACTGCTAATGCGCTACTGAACTAAAGGCTGCTATCATAGAAACACATTCTTTTATAGTGGGACCTCTCATTTGTTGTTACAGTTACTTTCATACAAAATTCACTAGTTCCTTTCCGGCAACTGCTTTCTTTTATTAGCGGCATTAGCTGCAGTTGTGACTGGAGTAGTGAGCTGTGCGTTCCATATGTTGGCAACACTGCTTGTTTATACATCACAAGGAAGCGGGAGTTGAAGAAGGCAAGCAGTGTAGCAGGAGCGCGTAAACGCCATTTTAGTATTAGTATGTATCGGTATCGGTCGCGAAGTTGTGAGGACGGACGAACTGAGTAACCGCGCTGCAGGCGGTGCTGTGCAACCGGGCCAGCAGTGAGCAGTGTGTAGCGCGGCAGCTTTTGCAATGTAGACCGCCATGCCAACAGGTGGTTGCGCTACGGTACTCCACTGCACCGTTGCCACGGATTCGTGACCAGAATTTGCGGACCGACTGGCTAAAAATAAAACCGTGTATTGGTGCAAATCATGGTTATACCGTTTCTGCCTTCGCCTGATTTGTGATTGCTGACGCCGCGATGGTAGGTCCTGGTGCGTACACTGCTAGAAGGAAGCCAAGGGTGATGTCTTGCACATTTGATGAAACACCAACTTATTCAAAGCCGGAGAAGAAAGTAGGGCCGTTGACAGGTGAGGACACAgcgtatttttaagtaaatttttcttaTTGTCAAGGAGTACGAAAGATGTACCGTTGCTTTACCATCGAATAATTGTTTCAGATCATCTGTTACCGACAAACCTGACACTAAAATTCGATACTAACGTCAGGTTGCAGAGGAACAGTGTGCTGACAACAGTAACTATTTTAAATGCGTTGGTTACTGCTGCGTTAATCGTTGCTGCTGTCCCGACGAGTGTTTATGTACATACTGAACTTAATAATTCCCAGCATAAAGTCCTAGTCCTTCAAGAGCAAGTAAATTTCTTGACGGATCGTTACGAGTACATCCTAAAACAGTTGAGGTCAGTGAGGATCCGATCAAAAGGAAGTTCCTtaaatgaaaatttaaagcaaAGTAGTAATAACGAAGATTTTATCAGTGCGCAACATAAATTTCCTAGTCAGTACAAGGATGTTGATTCTGTTAATAGTGGAGAGCGGAGCCAGCACCTGCAAATCAAGAAACCAAGTTTCGTGTCGAAAGACGTAGTGAAGGAGTCATCAAAAGGTGCCCAGGCTACAGAGGATACATTTCCTCCATTTTCTGAAGAGCCACACACATCAAGAGCAGTGGCAGTGGAATCTGACGGCAGTCAGTATGGCACTCATACACTGCGGAGGACTAAGCGTTCAGATTGGAGAGGTAAACAGTCACTGAGGAAGCCTTCAAATGGTGGACGTGGGCGACAGCGAAGGAGAGGAAAATTTAGTGGTACAATACTTTGGCTATACAGAGATTTGCACTTAGTGTTGCAGTTGATGTTGAGAGCTAGTTGGTGTAAAATACCTTATTTAGGGTTGTTGATCCCAGGTTTTTGTCTCAATAAACGAATTATTCTAGCCATAAGGCTAATTTTTGGTGTGATAATTCTCGTGGTGTTCCACACAAGATATTAAATCAGTTGAAATTCTGTAGCTGAAATAAATGGCCTCATTAGAAATTGTCACTGGACAACAAATATGGGTAGGTATGAAATTGAGGAGATAGTTGAGACCTTGAAACACCCTGTCTGCTTGGCAGAGGATGGAAATAAGAGGGTGGtgacagagggaggggggagggtataATGGACTTATAAATCACTGAATAGGTATTACTGTCATTGATTAATATGTATCTGTGGTGTATGATACTAAAATTAGAGTAAATTCAAAACTTCATACTGTAGCCTACATGTTGTTTGAAAAattaataagagagagagagagagagagagagagagagagagagagagagagactaagaatgtgtagctttgtttTGATGAAATTGCTGGATGTAGAAATTTGCCTCTATTGTATTTCATAACaatatcaaaattaattttatttggtttccCAGGTGCTGCTGTTGCACATTTCAAGGGTGGGCAGCCAGAAACTTTCATCAGAGATGGAGGTAGTATGTATAATTTTTTGCACTATTTAAAATACATCTATTGTGTCAGGTGCAGTTACCTTCAGAACTGAGTACATTAAAATAAATTTGGCACAAAGTGTGTTTCTTCTTAGTTAAAAGCAATGTAATAAGGGttttatacttttcaaaatatctgaaCTATTTGAGTTCTGTACGTCTATGTGCAAATTTTAGTGTATGCGATTTATGTCACTGAgaataaaatgggggggggggggggagaatccttACAGGTCTATTGAAAGATGTGAGCCATCGAAATACTCTTTGAAACGTGACAACATACATTATGCAGATGACATCTGCAgtagttttgtttgtatttttgttgtaGAGGCCATTCATATGTTTCCTTTAGAATATTGTATGTAGTTTTTGTGGATAGTTCAGATAACACTGTGTATTAGACATACAAACTGTGAAGATGTTGATCCATTGACAGGagtggtgggaagggggggggggtggattgctTTATATAATGGACCTCTGTAGTTTAGTGGACATAGCAAGTGTGTTGAAGAGTGATAATGCCATCTGATTTGAGTATCAATGTCACTGCCTCCTTTTATCCCCCTTTGGGTTGTTGAGAAAAGCTCTAGGTTGCACTCAAAGGTAATGATATAATTTGAGTGTGAGCTAGCAAAGCCTACAAATGTCATatcttttttttcccctttcatTTCACATTCAATAGTTACATTTATGTTCTTGATAAAAACCCTCTGTTTCCCTCAATGATGTATTTAAGTTTTTTAATATGTCAATGACAAGAACATCTGTACCCAATATGTGAAGCCTTCTATTCTTGAGGGGGTCCTGTTAGTGAGTTACTGTTTAGCTAATGTGTTTTTGCTTTGTGATGTCACCCGCTGCTAAGTTTTTGAGGCTCAGAACTTCACCGTGTTAATGACACCATTAAGTCCCTTTGCAGTGCAGCACTGTTTACTAATCACATGTTAGTGTGTACATAGTTCTCTCGCCtgccaaattttcattttctactgggatggtttctttgaagagGAAGCTTGCCTGTTTTCTTCCATAAACTAGTTTATTTGTTCTATGCTGATTGAATTATTGATGAGTTTGTCTAATTGTCATTAATTCattcagttacttaagaaaaattaaaatgcAGACCTTATGTATTCTGCACAACTGATgcatttttaaaaagtaatggtgGGAAGGTTTTCTGGTTTATACTAGTATCTTAGTAAAGGTTAATTTGCTGCTCCCCACCACTAGCCCTTTATTCAAAACTGTAGTTGTAATATGAAGTAAGACCATAATATGCATCGTAATTTTTGGTGGACAGTCTTTGACTGTATTGTAATACAGATTTTCTGAATTTAATACTGTTTAACAATGGAggatccaggatggaataatgacaatattatgacatGGATAGATTCCTAGTCACCATATAGCCAGTATGACTGGTTTGCTTTTGCCACTATTGTTGTAGTGATACGATGTAGTGTGTATTCTGTAGCAGGTGGTTGCTTTAGGTATCACTCACTCTCTTGTCATCAGTTTCAATATTGAGAAGGTTTGGGTGTCTttttatttgtaaaagttgttgcccAAGTTCAGAGTTCGTAGATTGTACTGCCAGATCTAGTGTATGTTGATGCGGGAAATGGTTATTTTTAACACCATTACTTTTCTGTGGGTGAACTGGGTTTTGGTCTATAATTAAAGTGTCACCACtgtagaaaacaaataaaaatggtgAAGATTACTAGTTCCCAAAGTAGCAATGGCTTTATGTTGTGCTATAGGAAGGATGTTTGAAAATCTATTTGGCATGGAACACGGTTTTAGAGATCTGTACTGTTGATCTGCAGTATCATTtatgttgtgtgttgtttttgttaaTATTACTCATGCTTGCAGCATTGTACCCACGAGATGAGTGTTAGTGAAAATTTTATTGACTGGTtttgtttttgtaaaaaaagtGCATTGTTAATCGGTCAGGTATAGGGGTACCTGAGGTGGTTGTGGAAATTGAGGAGTTGGCTTTTGTGAAGTGTGGGAAGTGGAAGAAACATATGGGGAGTTTttattttgggggggagggggttgattCTGAAGTTATTTTAGCACGGATGGGGAAATAATGAGTGGGGTGTTGAATGATTAGCCATATTGAGACGAGGTTGACTATGGTTTTGGGATATTGTGCTTCATGTAGGGGGTATAATAGATTGTAAGTCTTAAAAAAATGAGACTGGGTcttgtactttattttattttggatttgTAAATTGCGTGGTATAGCATTTTCTTtgtgctacctttttttttttttttttttttttttttttttttttttttttttttttttttttttttttttttttttgggagggtggggagaggaggaaattttgtgttttttaagtATTTTCTGTTCAGTGTGGTTTATTTTGAAGGGCATGTTTCTATTTTTCTGTCTTTTTAGTTGATAACGGGAAGAGTGGTTATTCGGGGCTAAGTAGGTGAGTTAGGTATTTCATTTGCTTGTTCGTTCTGTGTACATGTGGtgtgtgaaaaattcatttaatttgaaGTTAATGAATTTCAATTCTCGGATTTGTTTGTTTCATGTCTGAGAGCAAGGGGGTTTGTTTGACAAGTAAGTTCTTACCTAATCGTTGTCGGCATCCCATTGTTTACACATTGGCGTCTAGATTTTGAATATACTtttggtaatgaaatgtgtatagtGTGTTCGTTATGGTTATTGAAATTAAATAAGTTACAATATTTAGACATTTTGATATAACAGGTAAGAGGTGATCTCTAGTATTGAATGCATCAGTATTTCAATTCTTCTAATGTCTATCAAATGACATATATAACATCACATTCTATTTGAAAAACAGCCAGTATGTGCATGCTATGGGTTACATAATTACTTGCCAGATTAGTTATGTCATTTCTTTTAACCTGCCAGTGAAGACAATTAGTTAATACCTTGCATTTTATTTATGAATGATGTTAGATATAAAATGTAGTGAATTACTCCTGTAAATACATTGTGGCAAATCAAAAAAAACTTTTTATCATTCATGGTATCAGGGCATCAAATTTACCTTGGTATTAATACGTAGTCAAAGGCTGTGGCACAGTCATACACTGTGCCATCGATATAAGCAGCTACTCATTACCAATGTGTGTATGTGACAAATTCTCTACACTATGAAGACATTTGCCCCTTACAGAAAAAATGACAGATGTGATTTTTGCTCGATGTAAATCCTTATATATTAATAATATTTATTGTGCAAAGGTCAAGGAAGTCCAGTTGCACAGACTCCCAATTAACCTAATCAATATTTCATGTTTTATCTATGTGGTAATTTAAAGACATCACTGTGTACTATACCCATCAACAGTGTTGCACATGCCTTTATCTTAAGACAGGAGAAAATCAGAGGCCAACAAGATGTATTCTTAGAAATCTTTTTTTCTGTGAGAAAACAGTTAAGGTTTGAGAATAGGCAACTACCACATTTAACCCCTGCTGCTGTTGGCACATGGCTACCAAAGAATAGAATAGCTCATTTTGCAACAAACATGTTCTTACGTAACTTCTTTCTAATTTCGATCCCCACTATCTCCTGTAGGAGTAAGATATCCTTTGTTTTAAACATCATGTGTATGTTGGAGCCCTAGTGTCTAGAGATGCAAAATAAGGGTGCAGCTCAGTGAGGTCTGAGTGCTGTTTGTGCCTCAAGAGAATGCAAGAAAAGTGTCACTCTCACACACAGGTTCAAGGCACAATAAGAACATAAATACGTCTTTTCTTGCCCAGTGTATCAGTAGGCAGTCGCAAACAAAGGTCTCTCCTTCTGTCCATAGTTATTAATATAAAAGATTTGTTAAAAAAAGGAATAAGACTGGCAAGAACATGTTTGAGGTAACAATGCAATTACCTTATTCTTCGCACAGCATGTGGGTTGAATTGTGCATTTGACTTAGTACCAGTTTGAACTTTGTTTAGTTGCTACATGAGTGTTGGAAGTGTCTGAAAAAAATTGCAAAGGGCTTATGTAAGGACACTCTCCCAATCTCAGTAAATTATGAATGAGAAGATGGGAAATCAGCTAGATGCTCTTTATTTTTTCGGTTTGGGGATTGTCTACGAGAAATTTTGCCTACAGTAGAAAACATCATGTAGACTTTTTTACTGGTAAGTGCTTGAAGAACTGCTCAGACTTGGTTGCAGCACCCTCTCACAGGGCAAACTACATCAATGAATTTTTGCTAACAAATAATGTTTTTGTGATTCCTCAGCTTCTCTGTTAGCTGGATCTCATTGTATGACTTTGTTTTATTGCCCAACATGAAAACCACTTCAAATGGCATCACATTGGTACTACAGATGATATCCAGATGTGTCTACACAGTGAGCTGAATGGTGCTTTAGCAGAAGTGTCCCAGAACTGCATAGAAGACTAGAAATCGGTGACAAAATTGTTATGTAATTGCTGCTGGGAGTTATTTTTAAAGGGAGTCTCGATGgatgtaaaaaggaaaaaaatatggtaGCTAAAAATTTTCTCATTACATTTCTTTCAAGCCTTGTATGTGCAAATCTTAGGTTTGTAACACTATACAGTGTGCAGTCTGCCAAAATACAGTGAAATTGAATGGTTTCCACTCAGCTGGGAGCCACACATTTATTTAGTTGCATTGATTACAGTAGTTTCATTGAATTCATCTTGCCTTGCACCATGTTAATGAATTATACTGTAGAGGTTGTTTCTCTTAGTCTGTTCGGTTTAGTTTTATTATCCATGTCTTACTAGCCTAATACTTAAATGAAGGTGGTGTTGTTGGATGTTAGGCCTTTTTAAGATGTACACAGATCACTGTTACATGAATTGACTGCAGTGCCATCTTGATTCTTGATATATATATACCAAtgtaataactccatatttagcaaattTACATAAAACTGCTTGCTTGAAGAAAGAGATGTACCTAAagtatggaaagttgcacagatcacaccaaaacgcaagaacagaaatgaaagtaatttgctgaattacagactcatatcactgataCTGATTTGCAATAGGATTCTGAAACATAGGTAACATCATGATTTGCCTCGAAGAGAAGGATCTGTTGACACGGTTTTCATTcatgaaatattactttgaaacacaagtggctctttattcacacagaGTAATAAATCCATATTTATATATTTCCAGAAGCTATTGACAGCATTGCTCAGCTTCTAATAAAATTGTGTGACTATGGAGTACTGTTACAATTGTGTTATTAGATTTGTGATTTCTAGTCGGAAAGGTCAGTTTGTAGAAACTGATGGAAAGtcaaaatttaaaacaaagtgaTAACTGGTGGTTTCACAAAGAAGTGTTCCACGCCATCTGCTGTTgctgatgtatataaatgattaacggaaaatttgagcagccctcttagactgtttgaagattatgctgtcatttaacaTTCAGTAGACTCATCCACGGACCAAAACCTATTGC
This window contains:
- the LOC124716670 gene encoding uncharacterized protein LOC124716670 isoform X1, with amino-acid sequence MVGPGAYTARRKPRVMSCTFDETPTYSKPEKKVGPLTDHLLPTNLTLKFDTNVRLQRNSVLTTVTILNALVTAALIVAAVPTSVYVHTELNNSQHKVLVLQEQVNFLTDRYEYILKQLRSVRIRSKGSSLNENLKQSSNNEDFISAQHKFPSQYKDVDSVNSGERSQHLQIKKPSFVSKDVVKESSKGAQATEDTFPPFSEEPHTSRAVAVESDGSQYGTHTLRRTKRSDWRGKQSLRKPSNGGRGRQRRRGKFSGAAVAHFKGGQPETFIRDGGSLVAPWFLDDAASGRFSFSAFQLKQGKAAVEVTESGLYYIYSQIHYLTSQVTNSYSLNLRHGSQSNSSVLSYCSASSGSQTLNEVSCFTSVVRYLNSTDRIFIQQRDMNRRIILRDGYSYLGVVRLSA
- the LOC124716670 gene encoding uncharacterized protein LOC124716670 isoform X2 — its product is MVGPGAYTARRKPRVMSCTFDETPTYSKPEKKVGPLTDHLLPTNLTLKFDTNVRLQRNSVLTTVTILNALVTAALIVAAVPTSVYVHTELNNSQHKVLVLQEQVNFLTDRYEYILKQLRSVRIRSKGSSLNENLKQSSNNEDFISAQHKFPSQYKDVDSVNSGERSQHLQIKKPSFVSKDVVKESSKGAQATEDTFPPFSEEPHTSRAVAVESDGSQYGTHTLRRTKRSDWRGKQSLRKPSNGGRGRQRRRGKFSGAAVAHFKGGQPETFIRDGGLVAPWFLDDAASGRFSFSAFQLKQGKAAVEVTESGLYYIYSQIHYLTSQVTNSYSLNLRHGSQSNSSVLSYCSASSGSQTLNEVSCFTSVVRYLNSTDRIFIQQRDMNRRIILRDGYSYLGVVRLSA
- the LOC124716670 gene encoding uncharacterized protein LOC124716670 isoform X5; this encodes MVGPGAYTARRKPRVMSCTFDETPTYSKPEKKVGPLTDHLLPTNLTLKFDTNVRLQRNSVLTTVTILNALVTAALIVAAVPTSVYVHTELNNSQHKVLVLQEQVNFLTDRYEYILKQLSGERSQHLQIKKPSFVSKDVVKESSKGAQATEDTFPPFSEEPHTSRAVAVESDGSQYGTHTLRRTKRSDWRGKQSLRKPSNGGRGRQRRRGKFSGAAVAHFKGGQPETFIRDGGSLVAPWFLDDAASGRFSFSAFQLKQGKAAVEVTESGLYYIYSQIHYLTSQVTNSYSLNLRHGSQSNSSVLSYCSASSGSQTLNEVSCFTSVVRYLNSTDRIFIQQRDMNRRIILRDGYSYLGVVRLSA
- the LOC124716670 gene encoding uncharacterized protein LOC124716670 isoform X4, giving the protein MVGPGAYTARRKPRVMSCTFDETPTYSKPEKKVGPLTDHLLPTNLTLKFDTNVRLQRNSVLTTVTILNALVTAALIVAAVPTSVYVHTELNNSQHKVLVLQEQVNFLTDRYEYILKQLRSVRIRSKGSSLNENLKQSSNNEDFISAQHKFPSQYKDVDSVNSGERSQHLQIKKPSFVSKDVVKESSKGAQATEDTFPPFSEEPHTSRAVAVESDGSQYGTHTLRRTKRSDWRGAAVAHFKGGQPETFIRDGGLVAPWFLDDAASGRFSFSAFQLKQGKAAVEVTESGLYYIYSQIHYLTSQVTNSYSLNLRHGSQSNSSVLSYCSASSGSQTLNEVSCFTSVVRYLNSTDRIFIQQRDMNRRIILRDGYSYLGVVRLSA
- the LOC124716670 gene encoding uncharacterized protein LOC124716670 isoform X3 — translated: MVGPGAYTARRKPRVMSCTFDETPTYSKPEKKVGPLTDHLLPTNLTLKFDTNVRLQRNSVLTTVTILNALVTAALIVAAVPTSVYVHTELNNSQHKVLVLQEQVNFLTDRYEYILKQLRSVRIRSKGSSLNENLKQSSNNEDFISAQHKFPSQYKDVDSVNSGERSQHLQIKKPSFVSKDVVKESSKGAQATEDTFPPFSEEPHTSRAVAVESDGSQYGTHTLRRTKRSDWRGAAVAHFKGGQPETFIRDGGSLVAPWFLDDAASGRFSFSAFQLKQGKAAVEVTESGLYYIYSQIHYLTSQVTNSYSLNLRHGSQSNSSVLSYCSASSGSQTLNEVSCFTSVVRYLNSTDRIFIQQRDMNRRIILRDGYSYLGVVRLSA